One ANME-2 cluster archaeon genomic region harbors:
- a CDS encoding MEMO1 family protein: protein MRRSAVAGQFYPGTQKQLKRELNRCFAAIVDQSRQVIGAVVPHAGYTYSGPTAAHVYATLPQADTYVILGPNHTGVGSLVAVSQESWETPLGEVPADKEFAKQLAGGIIDLDENAHRYEHSIEVQLPFLQYRFSHRFAIVPICMGMQDEQTAMEVGDQLAQVIRNSNKKVVIIASSDFSHYVPDNVARDTDNYLIESVLSLDVDEFYARLAERNASACGYGPITAMLAASAQLGATRGTLLDYSTSGDVTGDLLAVVGYAGIIVE, encoded by the coding sequence GCACACAAAAACAGTTGAAACGCGAACTGAATAGATGTTTTGCTGCAATTGTGGACCAGTCAAGGCAGGTGATAGGAGCCGTAGTGCCCCATGCAGGATATACGTATTCGGGACCTACAGCGGCCCATGTGTATGCTACCCTGCCACAGGCTGATACGTATGTGATCCTTGGTCCTAACCATACTGGTGTTGGCTCACTGGTGGCTGTCTCGCAGGAATCCTGGGAGACACCGCTGGGTGAAGTACCTGCAGATAAAGAGTTTGCAAAACAACTTGCCGGCGGTATAATCGATCTTGATGAGAACGCGCATAGGTATGAACATTCCATCGAAGTGCAGCTTCCATTTCTGCAGTACCGGTTTTCTCACCGGTTCGCGATAGTACCCATTTGCATGGGCATGCAGGATGAACAGACAGCCATGGAAGTCGGGGACCAGCTGGCACAGGTGATCAGGAACAGTAATAAAAAAGTGGTTATCATCGCATCAAGTGACTTCAGCCATTATGTACCTGATAACGTGGCCAGGGATACTGATAATTATCTTATTGAATCCGTACTTTCCCTGGATGTGGATGAATTCTATGCCCGGCTGGCTGAAAGGAATGCATCAGCATGCGGGTATGGCCCAATAACTGCCATGCTTGCAGCATCAGCACAACTTGGTGCGACCAGGGGAACCCTGCTTGATTATTCGACCAGCGGGGATGTTACCGGGGATCTCCTGGCAGT